In Crassostrea angulata isolate pt1a10 chromosome 6, ASM2561291v2, whole genome shotgun sequence, a genomic segment contains:
- the LOC128190100 gene encoding cytochrome b5-like, protein MSEKKIYRESEVTGKKDKSTWLIIHDNVYDVTKFLEEHPGGEEVLLEQAGRDATEAFEDVGHSNDARELMKDYLIGELHPDDKKGTSVKTNTSFNPPNTGSASGNWTGWLLPLGVALAAAFVYRYFMSQAS, encoded by the exons ATGTCAGAGAAAAAGATTTATAGAGAGTCTGAGGTCACTGGCAAAAAGGACAAATCTACGTGGCTCATCATTCACGACAATGTTTATGATGTGACAAAATTCTTGGAAGAG CATCCTGGTGGTGAAGAGGTTCTGTTGGAACAAGCAG GCCGAGATGCAACAGAAGCATTTGAAGATGTTGGACATTCCAATGATGCCAGAGAGCTGATGAAAGATTATTTAATAGGCGAACTTCACCCA gATGATAAAAAGGGAACATCAGTAAAG ACCAACACCTCTTTCAATCCTCCAAATACAGGCTCTGCATCAGG GAACTGGACTGGTTGGTTGCTACCCCTAGGAGTAGCCCTGGCTGCAGCATTTGTCTACAGATACTTCATGTCCCAAGCCAGCTGA
- the LOC128190099 gene encoding serine/threonine-protein phosphatase 6 regulatory ankyrin repeat subunit A-like, protein MENQAMVESRDKMKKKKLLFELTKAISKVDESMVKMTISQDVDLDATIIYSKTPLSYSLEMDAENIAILLLEKGANPEKPATCEKSNHVLCPIHSASKFNQTKFLSALLKRNVDLDVKTSAELSALHYAAYAGHLSICSDLINHGANVNSRDSHSRTPLHRAAENGQTAVIDLLFKSGADVCAEDEMGNTPLIIACYLNQTLAAKSLLDMYNNVNFFNKEGNSALHVACSQSIQNSDNFKKTTYGRAIFGRQMFHHNHVFHFEYKLADILVSSGANVEAVNTMGLTPFECARTFVTLETQLALLEKFVNAGLWVSDFSPDTYVPLNPTFQPDYEEVLSFMRLKQITLKQQCKRIIRKSIVMKGGKSMQCYVGCLPLPMQLQNYLL, encoded by the exons ATGGAAAACCAGGCTATGGTCGAATCAAGAG acaaaatgaagaaaaagaaactCCTCTTTGAATTGACAAAAGCCATTTCAAAAGTGGATGAAAGTATGGTGAAAATGACCATCAGTCAAGACGTTGATCTGGATGCAACAATAATTTACTCAAAGACTCCTTTGTCATACTCCTTAGAGATGGATGCTGAAAACATTGCAATCTTACTTCTTGAAAAGGGAGCAAACCCTGAAAAGCCAGCTACCtgtgaaaagtctaatcatGTTCTTTGTCCGATTCACTCTGCATccaaattcaatcaaactaagTTTCTTTCTGCATTGTTGAAAAGGAATGTGGACTTGGATGTAAAGACCAGTGCTGAGTTAAGTGCACTACATTATGCAGCTTATGCAGGTCACCTTAGTATTTGCTCAGACCTAATTAACCATGGAGCTAATGTAAACAGTAGAGATTCTCATTCTAGGACTCCTCTACACAGAGCCGCTGAAAATGGACAAACAGCAGTCATTGATTTACTCTTCAAATCTGGGGCGGATGTTTGTGCGGAAGATGAAATGGGAAATACACCTTTGATTATAGCCTGCTACTTAAACCAAACATTAGCAGCTAAATCCTTACTGGATATGTACaacaatgtaaatttttttaataaggaaGGAAACTCTGCTCTTCATGTCGCTTGTAGTCAGTCCATACAAAATTCTGACAATTTCAAGAAGACTACATATGGACGTGCTATATTTGGACGGCAAATGTtccatcataaccatgtatttcattttgaatacaAACTTGCTGATATTTTAGTTTCGAGTGGTGCTAATGTTGAAGCAGTGAATACAATGGGATTAACTCCCTTTGAATGTGCAAGAACCTTTGTGACTCTAGAAACACAGTTAGCCTTGCTAGAAAAATTTGTCAATGCTGGACTCTGGGTATCAGATTTTTCACCCGATACATATGTACCCCTGAATCCTACATTTCAACCTGATTATGAAGAAGTACTTTCATTTATGCGTCTTAAGCAGATTACTTTAAAACAGCAATGTAAACGAATCATTCGTAAAAGTATTGTTATGAAGGGAGGTAAGAGCATGCAGTGCTATGTTGGTTGTCTACCTCTTCCAATGCAGTTACAAAACTATTTACTATAA
- the LOC128189166 gene encoding uncharacterized protein LOC128189166, with amino-acid sequence MFVLHVILFTLSVVEVFGSYWHPHQHMSWNNVVGEILVNSSIHEDVYVVDLFDRRGIIPELLSKGKKVVCYFSAGTYEDWRPDIGQFPPDALGNGVTTWRGERWVDIRDTRIRDVMRKRIQMAQQQGCHGVDPGNVDGYTQSDLGFNLTYDNQIDYNRFLAREAHNHGLAIGLKNDLLQIKDLLHDFDFAINESCEQFRYNVKKNCLLYQPFFDARKPVFHIEYVRSSSAAHAQRSAICSNRPSDMNTIIKVALTNFKVDC; translated from the exons ATGTTTgttctacatgtaatattattcACGCTCAGTGTAGTCGAGGTGTTCGGATCATATTGGCATCCGCATCAGCATATGTCATGGAATAACGTCGTTGGAGAGATCCTAGTCAACAGCAGTATACATGAGGACGTTTACGTCGTTGATTTGTTCGACCGCAGGGGAATTATTCCTGAGCTACTCAG CAAGGGTAAAAAAGTAGTCTGCTACTTCTCAGCCGGAACTTACGAGGACTGGAGACCAGATATAGGCCAGTTTCCCCCTGACGCTCTGGGTAACGGGGTAACAACATGGAGGGGCGAACGCTGGGTGGACATCAGGGATACCAG AATCAGAGACGTCATGAGAAAACGCATCCAGATGGCGCAGCAGCAAGGTTGCCATGGCGTGGACCCCGGCAATGTAGATGGGTATACCCAAAGCGACCTGGGCTTCAACCTCACCTACGACAACCAGATAGATTATAACCGATTCCTAGCCAGAG aGGCTCACAACCATGGACTTGCCATTGGACTCAAGAATGATTTGTTACAAATCAAAGACCTACTTCACGACTTTGATTTTGCCATCAATGAATCTTGTGAACAATTTCGttacaatgttaaaaaaaactgtctcCTGTACCAGCCATTCTTTGATGCCAGAAAG CCTGTCTTCCATATAGAGTATGTACGCAGCTCTTCCGCGGCCCACGCTCAACGTAGCGCCATCTGCAGCAACAGACCTTCTGACATGAACACCATTATAAAAGTCGCACTGACCAACTTCAAAGTCGACTGCTAA
- the LOC128189165 gene encoding hyaluronidase-like — MINMYETLIFAVFYISILFLFSSRSETRQAFVATWNVPSEVCSQKFNIEFDLKQFRIDSNKNTSFMGEEVVLFYEPLPGLYPKYLSNGSALNGGIPQRVPFDHHFQKVANDIDVLVPAKDFLGKGVIDWESWRPIFERNTYEPDKLIYINESKKLAKSLYPAWNSTMIGKMAEIMFEESARKLMEKTLMIARDLRPRGSWGFYGFPRCFNYEKDEDKCSKETMKFNDQLSWLFRASKSLYPSIYLSSEFPSPSSRQKRVQGILNETLRVHSRFSTSSTRMYAYSTYRYMDNDMFYSQEDLINSIGQSFDAGMDGVILWDSSKNFKSRADCQNVKDYLQFSLGPLVKKVIDFAEKCGAGLCSGHGKCVRNSWVKSTGLQLFLAHSVHVHVYDFENYECKCYKGWLGTQCNQPS; from the exons atgataaacatgtatgaAACTTTAATCTTTGCCGTCTTTTACATTTccattttgtttctgttttccAGTCGATCCGAAACTAGACAGGCCTTTGTTGCTACATGGAATGTGCCATCGGAAGTATGCTCTCAAAAATTCAACATTGAGTTTGATCTCAAACAATTCAGGATAGATAGTAACAAAAATACATCATTCATGGGAGAAGAAGTGGTTTTGTTTTATGAACCACTTCCGGGATTATATCCGAAATATCTGTCAAATGGATCGGCCCTTAACGGCGGAATCCCACAA AGAGTTCCATTCGACCACCACTTCCAGAAAGTGGCAAACGACATCGATGTTCTTGTTCCCGCCAAAGACTTTTTGGGGAAAGGGGTTATTGATTGGGAAAGCTGGAGGCcaatatttgaaagaaatacATACGAACCAGATAAACTTATATACATCAACGAGTCAAAGAAACTGGCCAAATCTTTATACCCGGCTTGGAACTCTACAATGATAGGCAAAATGGCGGAAATTATGTTTGAAGAGTCAGCGAG aaaattaatggaAAAGACGTTGATGATAGCCCGAGATTTACGACCACGTGGTTCGTGGGGGTTTTATGGTTTCCCCAGATGTTTCAACTACGAAAAAGATGAAGATAAATGCAGCAAGGAGACGATGAAATTCAATGATCA ACTAAGTTGGTTGTTCCGAGCCAGTAAGTCGCTGTACCCCTCCATATATCTATCCTCCGAGTTCCCCTCCCCTTCTAGCCGTCAGAAGCGTGTACAAGGGATCCTGAACGAAACTCTGAGAGTCCATTCTCGTTTTTCTACAAGCAGTACGCGAATGTACGCATACAGTACTTACAGATACATGGACAATGACATGTTCTATTCACAG GAGGACCTAATTAACTCCATTGGGCAGTCCTTTGACGCTGGGATGGACGGGGTAATACTCTGGGATAGCAGTAAGAACTTCAAATCTCGGGCGGACTGCcaaaatgtcaaagattaccTTCAATTTTCTCTTGGACCTCTCGTAAAAAAAGTCATCGATTTTGCCGAGAAATGCGGTGCGGGTTTGTGCAGTGGACACGGGAAATGCGTGCGCAATTCTTGGGTGAAATCTACCGGACTGCAGTTATTTCTTGCACATagtgtgcatgtacatgtatatgattttgaaaattatgaatGTAAATGTTATAAAGGATGGCTTGGTACACAATGTAACCAACCAAGCTAA